The nucleotide window GCTAAAGCGATCACCGACATTGACGAGTTTCATCGTCAGCTACCATTTAAATCCTGATTTACAGGGGCTTAACCTTTTAATCACAGTTGATTTGCTTTAAGATGAATTTCTAAGCTAATAATAAAAATATACTCGATCTATATTGCTCGAGTCGCTAATAGAAATAGACAATTTGTGCGATTAAATAGGAATAACAAAAAGCAAAATTTCGCTAGTATCCTGACCACAGGTTTATTGGTGTTCCTGTTATTTTTCTCCGCACTGGCCACGTCAGCAACACAATCCCCACTTAAGTTTCAGCAATACTCCACTAAAGAAGGGCTTAGTGAAAATTCTGTGTATTCAATTACGCAAGATCACAATGGCTTTATTTGGTTTGCAACCCTCGATGGATTGAACAAATTTGATGGTTATGAATTTGTCCAATATCACACCAAGGATTCCAACAACAGCGCATTACCATCAGATCTTATCCGCGTTGTTTTTGTCGATTCGCGCAATCGATTATGGGTCGGTACTCAAGCTGGCCTGGCGTTATACAATGCGACAACTGATTCGTTTGAAGATAGATTTGAAATTTTTGATAACCAACCTATTTGGTCTATTTTTGAAGATAATCAAAAAAACATCCTAATATCGACCAACGAAGGGCTATACAAATTAAGTGCCACGCAAGAGCACTTCACTAAAGTCAGTCTTAGACAGTTCTCGAGCGATGTCGTTGAAGTTAAAACCATATTCCAAGATAACAACAATAACTATTGGTTTGGTACGTTTGAAAACGGCCTATATATCGCCAATGAATCGTTAGATTTTGTATTTTCAGCTCAAGAAAATAATAAATTAGATCTAGAAATTGCAAGCTTTAGCATTTATGAAATCGAACTTATTGAAGATCATTACTGGGTGGCCACTGGTGACGGGATCTATGTTGTCGATAATTCTTATAACATTAAAAAACATATCAAAGCTGACCTCGAAAGCGATAACCCAAGCATTAATAAAGTGCGAGCTATCGAAAAGGCAAATGAGTTTGAAGTATTTCTTGGTACTGAAGTGGGGCTGTATTCATATAACCTAGTCACTGAAACCATCTCTGAACGAAGACACGAAAGAGTAGACAGTACAAGCTTAGATATCAATTTTGTTTACAGCCTATTTAAAGATAAAGCGTCATCTATTTGGGCAGGCACTTATACATCAGGGGCTGCGAAGCACACAATTAATAGCTCATTGTTTAATATAGAAATGGCTGAGGGCAATAGTAAAAATAATATTGTGGATTTTGCCGAACTCGATAATCAAGGTTTGTATATTGCCAACCAATTTGAAGGCATTTTTTACAAGAATTATAAGACCCAAATAATCAGTCCTGTAACCACTACAATAACTGAAGGCATAAGATCAATTCATCGAGGAAGTCCGACTGAATTGCTTATTTTTACAAATGAATATCGCCTTTTAAACCTTAACATTGAATCAAATGAAATAGAGGAAATTTGGCAGTTTAATCTCAAGCACTTGCGTGGCCACGATAGATTTGATTTTGAAATGGTGGATAGATTTGTTTTTCATGGGTCCAATGACAGAAAGATATTTAAATTTGATATAGAGTCTCAACGATTATCATCCTTCCCGATACCGGGCGCATCGGAAAAGTTTTATATATTGCCGGCAAATCATAATGATAAAGTTATGATCTTTGGTAGTTCAGGGGAGTTTTTTGAATTCGATATTGACCTAGATACATTTGAAAAGCTGAATATTCCCAAACATAAACTGTTTCTAACAGATACGCTTGCTGAAGTTAAATTCACAAACGACTTTATTTGGTTTAGTTTCTGGGGAAAAGGTATTCTTACCTACGATAAACAAAAACGAGTATTTCAGCATTACAATGAAGCCAATGGCTTAGTAAATGATTATGTTTTCAGTTTTTTGCTCGATAACGAATCGAATGCCTGGTTAAGTACCAACAAGGGAATATCAAAAATATCCCCAACTAGTAAAACCGTATTTAATTATGATAATTCCTATGGTGTGCAGAACAGTCAATTTTGGGTAATGTCGTCTTTTCAAGGCAGCGATGGACAATTTTATTTTGGCAACATTAGGGGCTTTAATAGTTTTTACGCGGAAGATATCACCCCTAAAAAAGGTGTTATATCGCCACCAATAAATACTAAATTACTAATTGCCAACAAAGAATATAAACAGCTCGACGGGTTATTATACGCATTAGATTCTATCACCTTAGAGTATAACCAATCGCCTTTTACCATCGAGTTTTCATCGCCTAACTCAAGTGTTGCCGAACAAGTTTTATACCGCTATAAATTAATGGGTGTTGATAACAACTGGATAGAAACAGACAGCCATTACCGCAGAGCGACCTACACTAATTTAAATGATGGAAGCTATACATTTTTGGTCGAATCATACGATCAAAACAAATCAAAATACCTCAAAGGCAAACAATTAACCGTTCATATATTGCCACCTTGGTGGAAAACCAATACCGCTTGGGCGATTTACGGCCTGATCATTTTCTTTATTGGTTACTACTTTTATAACCAGACCAAAACAAAGCAACTCACCAATGCCAAAATAAAACAATCGGAAGAACGATTAAAACTTGCGTTGTGGGGCTCTGGCGATGAAATGTGGGATTGGAATTTAATTACTAATCGTATGTACCGCTCCAATATCTGGGGGGTATTAAATTTCCCTAAGAATGGCAAGTCGGAAAGCAAAGATGGTGAGCAAAGACGTAATATTCACCCGCAAGACTACCCTCGCGTAAAACAATTATTGCTCGAACACAGACAAGGCAAAAGTGAGCATTACGAAGCGGCCTATCGCGTAAAAGATATGAACAGCAAATGGATGTGGGTACTTGACCGAGGTAAAGTGGTTGAGCGTGACGATGACGGCGAACCAATCCGAATGACGGGTACCTTAAAAGACATCAACCAAATCAAAGCCAATGAAGAAAGCTTAAAATTATTTGCAAAATGTATTGCCAATATATCCGATGCCGTGGTTGTCTATGACGCACAATTTAAAGCGGTTGATTGTAATGATTCATACCAGTTGATTACCGGCCAAACGCGCGAACAAGCACTTGGTAAAGAGCTTGAATTTAATTCTTATCCGCCGACCTTTTTGCAAAACCTTAAGCGCAATTTATTAGCGAACGGTACTTGGCAAGGTGAAATAGAAAGTAAGCGTGATAATGGCGAGGCCTATTTAATTGATATCACGCTGGATATTATCCGAGATGAAAACGATGAAATATCGCATTTTGTTGCGGTATTTTCGGATATCACCAAACGTAAACAAACCGAAGAAGAGCTGCGCAAATTAGCAAATTCAGATACCCTGACCGGACTGCCAAACCGCTCATTCTTTCAAGGCAGTCATTCGCAACTGATTAACCAAGAAACCGAACACGCCCTGCTCGTTTTCGATTTAGATAACTTTAAGAAAATCAATGACTCGTTAAGTCATCAAGTCGGTGACGTATTGTTATGTAAAGTCACTGAGCGAATCGCGACGATAAATGGCATCAAAGACACCTTTTATCGCCTTGGTGGTGATGAATTTTCATTGGTATTGAAAGGCAATAATGATATCCACAACATTACCTCGGTTGCTGACGAAATCCTCAGTACCATAGTCGAGCCATACAGCATCCAGAATAACGAGATTTCGCTGTCCTGTAGTATCGGTATCGCCTTATACCCAGATGATGGCAATAACACCCATGAATTGCTTAAAAACGCCGATACCGCAATGTATCACGCCAAAGACGAAGGTGGTGATTGTTACCAGTTCTTTAATGACTCGATGAACAAACAAGCGGTCAAGCGCTTACAAATTGAAAACTTGATAAGACACGGTTTAAAAGAAGACTTATTCTCAGTGTTTTATCAGCCGAAAATTGAAGTCAGCTCTGGAAAAGTTGTTGGCATGGAAGCACTGGTGCGTTTTGAAGCCGGATCTAAAGGTGTCATTCGACCAGATATATTTATTCCTATTTCGGAAGAAACCGGTCAAATCATTGAGATTGGCGAAATCGTATTGCGTAAAGCTTGTTTGGCCACAAAAGCCTGGATGGACAATGGCATATTTAATGGCCGCATCGCTGTCAACTTGTCAGCGGTACAATTTAAACAGCCGAACTTAGTTCAAATCATTAATGAAATACTCGAAGAAACCGGTTTACCGGCCGATCGACTTGAACTTGAAATAACCGAAGGCACGGTTATGAACTCTCCGCAGGAAGCGATTGAGACCATGCATCAAATTCGTCGTATGGGTATCCACTTGTCTTTAGATGATTTTGGTACCGGCTATTCATCGTTAGCGTATTTAAAGCAGTTCCCTATCAATACCCTTAAAATCGATAAAGCCTTCGTTGATGATATTGAAGCGTCCGAAGAAGGTCGCAATATGGTTGCAACCATTGTTACCATCGCTCATAACTTAGGAATGGAAGTTGTCGCTGAAGGTGTTGAAACGGAAAAGCAACTCGATTACTTGAAGATCCTTAACTGTGAGCAGATGCAAGGTTACTTGTATTCGAAACCTCTAGCTGAACCGGATTTTGGCCGTTACTTGTTATCGCATATAATCACCAATCAATCGACGCCCACGTAAAAGCCAATCAAAAACAAGAATCTCAAATACTAATCTAACACGCTAATCACGCACCTATTATCTATTCATCGCTGTTAGCCAACCTACAATCCCCTAGTAATCAATTGCTAATAACCGTTATCTAATACCTAGAACATTAATTCAATTTGTTAGCGCTTGTTCGCTGAACTAAAGCACGCTCGCATTAATAAAACCACCCAATTTTAAACTTGGCACGATATTCGCTTAAGTACTGCCAGTACAAACATTTTTATTTAAAAATAATAAATTAGGGAATATTGAAAATGCTTAGCTCATTAATTCTTGCAACACTATTAAACACGGGTCTAGATATAGACAATTCAGTAACTACTGATCAATTAGCACCGGCTAACAACACAGTTATTGAGCTTACAGCGAATAATCGTATTCGTATTAAGCCGTCAGCAAATAACCGTATTCGTATCAAGCCGTCAGCGAACAACCGCATTCGTATTAAGCCGTCAGCGAACAATCGCATTCGTATTAAGCCGTCAGCGAACAATCGCATTCGTATCAAGCCGTCAGCGAACAATCGTATTCGTATTAAGCCTACCGCCAATAACCGTATTCGTATCAAGCAGTAAGAGGATAGAAAAATGTTAGCAATGATTAAAAATATTTTCTCATCAAAAA belongs to Thalassotalea sp. HSM 43 and includes:
- a CDS encoding EAL domain-containing protein, with amino-acid sequence MFLLFFSALATSATQSPLKFQQYSTKEGLSENSVYSITQDHNGFIWFATLDGLNKFDGYEFVQYHTKDSNNSALPSDLIRVVFVDSRNRLWVGTQAGLALYNATTDSFEDRFEIFDNQPIWSIFEDNQKNILISTNEGLYKLSATQEHFTKVSLRQFSSDVVEVKTIFQDNNNNYWFGTFENGLYIANESLDFVFSAQENNKLDLEIASFSIYEIELIEDHYWVATGDGIYVVDNSYNIKKHIKADLESDNPSINKVRAIEKANEFEVFLGTEVGLYSYNLVTETISERRHERVDSTSLDINFVYSLFKDKASSIWAGTYTSGAAKHTINSSLFNIEMAEGNSKNNIVDFAELDNQGLYIANQFEGIFYKNYKTQIISPVTTTITEGIRSIHRGSPTELLIFTNEYRLLNLNIESNEIEEIWQFNLKHLRGHDRFDFEMVDRFVFHGSNDRKIFKFDIESQRLSSFPIPGASEKFYILPANHNDKVMIFGSSGEFFEFDIDLDTFEKLNIPKHKLFLTDTLAEVKFTNDFIWFSFWGKGILTYDKQKRVFQHYNEANGLVNDYVFSFLLDNESNAWLSTNKGISKISPTSKTVFNYDNSYGVQNSQFWVMSSFQGSDGQFYFGNIRGFNSFYAEDITPKKGVISPPINTKLLIANKEYKQLDGLLYALDSITLEYNQSPFTIEFSSPNSSVAEQVLYRYKLMGVDNNWIETDSHYRRATYTNLNDGSYTFLVESYDQNKSKYLKGKQLTVHILPPWWKTNTAWAIYGLIIFFIGYYFYNQTKTKQLTNAKIKQSEERLKLALWGSGDEMWDWNLITNRMYRSNIWGVLNFPKNGKSESKDGEQRRNIHPQDYPRVKQLLLEHRQGKSEHYEAAYRVKDMNSKWMWVLDRGKVVERDDDGEPIRMTGTLKDINQIKANEESLKLFAKCIANISDAVVVYDAQFKAVDCNDSYQLITGQTREQALGKELEFNSYPPTFLQNLKRNLLANGTWQGEIESKRDNGEAYLIDITLDIIRDENDEISHFVAVFSDITKRKQTEEELRKLANSDTLTGLPNRSFFQGSHSQLINQETEHALLVFDLDNFKKINDSLSHQVGDVLLCKVTERIATINGIKDTFYRLGGDEFSLVLKGNNDIHNITSVADEILSTIVEPYSIQNNEISLSCSIGIALYPDDGNNTHELLKNADTAMYHAKDEGGDCYQFFNDSMNKQAVKRLQIENLIRHGLKEDLFSVFYQPKIEVSSGKVVGMEALVRFEAGSKGVIRPDIFIPISEETGQIIEIGEIVLRKACLATKAWMDNGIFNGRIAVNLSAVQFKQPNLVQIINEILEETGLPADRLELEITEGTVMNSPQEAIETMHQIRRMGIHLSLDDFGTGYSSLAYLKQFPINTLKIDKAFVDDIEASEEGRNMVATIVTIAHNLGMEVVAEGVETEKQLDYLKILNCEQMQGYLYSKPLAEPDFGRYLLSHIITNQSTPT